In a genomic window of Erigeron canadensis isolate Cc75 chromosome 5, C_canadensis_v1, whole genome shotgun sequence:
- the LOC122601344 gene encoding protein FAR1-RELATED SEQUENCE 1-like: protein MSTTQGSESINAFFDKYVNKKTTLKQFVEQYENALRDRAEKENKEDFNSYNIQYPSITRYAMEEQMREIFTHAKFKEFREELTGKMYCGIGSLKSQDGILEYEVIEDVMLNGNIIKKPFVVSFTKHALTVLINEKIYSLPSKYILRRWRKDVKRRHTKVKVIYSDWVSSDEGSRYDRMCSAFSQVADLAYDFEEKCNLVLNRVSEIMSEVTDKKNVVDSFTCTSSLGTSIENSTKIIDPMVV, encoded by the exons ATGTCTACTACACAAGGTAGCGAGAGTATTAATgcattttttgataaatatgtaaaCAAGAAAACTACCTTGAAGCAATTTGTGGAGCAGTACGAAAATGCATTAAGGGATAGGGCGgagaaagaaaacaaagaagATTTTAATTCTTACAATATACAATATCCATCAATTACCCGCTATGCCATGGAGGAACAAATGAGGGAAATTTTCACCCATGCAAAGTTTAAAGAGTTCAGAGAAGAATTAACAGGAAAAATGTATTGTGGAATAGGTTCTTTAAAATCACAAGATGGGATTTTAGAATACGAAGTAATTGAGGATGTTATGCTTAATggtaatataataaagaaaccATTTGTTGTTTCATTTACAAA GCATGCACTTACGGTACTTATCAATGAGAAGATATATTCGTTGCCATCGAAATACATCTTGCGAAGATGGAGAAAAGATGTCAAGAGGAGACATACTAAGGTTAAAGTAATTTACAGTGATTGGGTTTCCTCGGATGAGGGGAGTCGTTATGACAGAATGTGTAGTGCTTTTTCACAAGTGGCGGACTTGGCATATGactttgaagaaaaatgtaATCTTGTTCTTAACCGAGTGAGTGAGATAATGAGTGAAGTtacagataaaaaaaatgttgttgaTAGCTTCACATGCACCTCTTCCCTTGGTACTTCTATTGAGAATAGCACAAAGATTATCGATCCTATGGTAGTGTGA
- the LOC122599939 gene encoding chaperonin-like RbcX protein 2, chloroplastic has protein sequence MVGGLCVVGSPIVDSHTSPCLCVDGLTSTIHMNHHTTSNGDLNLQKKLVSKKLCSSFLDSRLPTKAIASKKQKKAKGFVIVNSLGGQYEESFHDVETQIFNLFTYKAVRTLMNQLYEMNPTEYRWFYDFVATNKPTEGKRFLRTLQKEKHELAERVMVTRLHLYGKWVKNLDHAEMYKDLSDQNLELMRERLMETVIWPSDDTNTEKIG, from the exons ATGGTTGGAGGTTTATGTGTTGTGGGTTCACCAATTGTTGATTCACATACTTCACCATGTTTGTGTGTTGATGGACTAACATCAACAATTCATATGAATCATCACACAACAAGTAATGGAGATTTGAATTTGCAAAAGAAATTGGTTAGTAAAAAACTTTGTTCTTCTTTCTTGGATTCTAGGCTTCCAACAAAAGCAATtgcttccaagaaacagaaaaaAGCTAAGGGCTTTGTGATTGTTAATAGCCTTGGTGGACAGTATGAAGAAAGTTTTCATGATGTTGAAACT CAAATATTCAATCTTTTTACCTACAAAGCAGTGAGGACTCTTATGAACCAACTTTATGAGATGAACCCAACAGAATATCGATGGTTTTATGA TTTTGTAGCAACAAACAAGCCTACTGAGGGAAAACGCTTTCTTCGCACCCTCCAAAAG GAAAAACATGAGCTTGCAGAAAGAGTAATGGTGACGCGCCTTCACCTCTATGGAAAATGGGTGAAG AATTTGGATCATGCGGAAATGTATAAAGATCTCTCAGATCAGAACCTGGAGTTGATGCGTGAACGCCTCATGGAAACTGTGATATGGCCCTCAGATGATACAAATACAGAGAAGATTGGTTGA